The DNA segment tttacatagcctgctaaaaggcccagcttattctctttaactttacccagatgctgcttttcttcctctagccctaatcaaATGATGTGCAGCCTCTGGCAAGtaagcaaaataatctggaagactgataagaaatttaagtgtctcttcaaagataagcaTTTGGAGACtttagcaggtgtgcatccctagccctttgtctctcacctGCCTacaaatcccctagacaatgcatcaCCCCAGGGCTATCTTGTCCCCTCTGGgcaggggcaagccaggagctctgtcctctgccttatctctaaataaaagcctcgaaCATCCTCTTCTACCTTGAGTGTctgcaaagttcattctctgaGCCTGTGAACCAGAACaccagcatcagcttctctgatGAGCCCAAAGATGCGGAGCCCCCAGAGCCCGTGCCTGTGCACAGAGCAGCGCATCAGGTGGCAGAGGGCCCTGCGCTTCCCCAGCACACGCCGGGTGGGGCAGGAGCGCTGCGGCCCAGTCAGGGTGGCCACGTAGCCGTGTGAGCCTGGTGACCCAGCAGCAGCAGTCCAGGACCTGGCGTGCTTGAGGCCCCTGCACACACCCAGGGCAGGATGGAACGCTGGCCCGAGTGaccacccagcaggcccagggctgctgctttgtttctgggcccagaagctcttctgtgtcaggttgaggctggtgggccaTGCAGGAAGACAGGTGTGACCTGTGCCACAGCATTGCCAGAGGTCCgtctgccctcctcctgcccaaactCACCTCCCTACGTGGCTGGATagcctgaggtcatccctggAACCACCGTGCAcgcagatggctctgagggtgctgtgggcaggcCAAGGGGAAGGTGGGTGTTCTGGGTGTCCTGATTTTCCCTCCTGTCACCTGGTCCCCTGAGGCTGTCAGGAGGGCCCACATCCACTTCCCCAGTCCCAGTCTGGGGCTCCACCTGCAGCATGAGACCTGAGGACTGTCTCTAGCCTGGAGCCCCTCAAGGGGTTATTTGTGCTGATCCTGCAGCTCCCCTCCAGGCCAGTCCCCACTTCCTGGAAGAGTGAACacatcctgagagccctgggggGGAGCGTTATGGGGAGAATCAGAGCCAAGtgcctctgctcagcctccccagcctttCGTCACAGACGTCAGGCCCCAGGAGCTggacaccaggggcctcacaccagcctggcctggggctggatggctgaggggcaccatgggggaAGACTGGGGGACCTGGGAGCTTTGGGGGGTGCCCCCCAATGGAAGGAgtgcacctcttggaggtgctttgagagaccaagttcaacgtttttgaaaaggaattttctggaatgtgtggaGCAGCTGTGTCTCATTAAATGGGACACTGCTAGACTgatgccctgcagccctgggatctaCTTGGCTACATCTGCAGTGCTGTTCAAGACGTGAAGAGACACCCTAGGGCTTCTAATCAACAAGTTTTGGTGTCTGATCATAATCTATAGGTGACAGGAAATAAGgttcagtttctgtttgaacaggccTCCCCAGTGTTGCCAAGGTGTGCCAGCCTGCAGCTTAGAGCACCCCactcttcctgagcaccttatggggggaggacagaggatggaggacAACCTGGTGGAGGTCAGGGCCACCCTGCATTCAGAGAGTTTTAGGGCTCAGGATGGCGGGGGTTGGGGCACACGATGTCTGCATGaggggcagagctttgagaagaaagagcagggTGGGATCAGTCCGTTCATCATTTATTACATTCTGCACAGGGATGACCCGAACCCCCAGTAAACCATTAACATCAGAGACAACACCCAGACCACACTGCGCCTGGGGAGGCTATTTCTCAGGGATGAGGGGAGGGAGTTGCACAGGCGGCTCCCCTATAAGCAAGCCCCAGGACGCTGTGACAGCCGGCCACCCCTGTGGCCACCCCTGCGTTCTCAGATGCCTCTGCTGGGCACCCAGGGGGCCACGGTCCCATGCAGCCCTGTGCCGTGTCCATGTCCATCCCGGGAAAGGCCAGGCCTGGGGAGGACGGCCCCCAGCTCTTCCTGCAACCCTGTGGCTATGACTCGGTGGCTGACGGTGCCCAGGCAGGAGTTGGCGTCATGGCGGGAGGCCACCTGCACAAAGGGGAACATCCTCCACACGGTGGGgcggctcgcctctgtccagcGGGTAACGAGCAGGAGGACGACACAGCAGGAAAGCGGCCAGATTGGCCGCAGCTACATACATACGGGTCCTTGAGGATGCAGAGGTAGTCTGGGGAGCTGCTCGAGTCTGCCgacggaggaggtgccagagcacctgccgcagcagaggctcaggatgagcagcgggaggaagagggGCAGCAAGCAGACTAGGGTCCTGGGGCACCAGGTGCCGCCGGCCCAAAGGAGAAGAAGCTCTCCTCTGCATGCAGCCAGGACACGAGCAGGGCCgagggcccgatgacagcagctacaggacCATGCGggtgaacagaagaggcaggttatcccagGATCCCCCCactatcctgcttccaccccgtccgtGCTGTGCTCTGTGCTCTGGGCCCTGTGCagagggtcctgtcaatcaccacACCCAGGGGGTCCCTGTCACAGGAAGGCTCCTGAGcgtcacctactcacagaggaggaggctgggtcccagagggggaggAGAACCACCCTTCGGTCTGACAGGACTGGTCGCCCGTGGAGCTGGGATCCCAGCCTCACCGGTCTGTAGGACGCCCCCACACCGAACAcggcccgaagcttccctgaggctgggggGCAGCCCACCCCTTGCCGAtgatcgccccagcccagaaactcacctggccctggccagtaAGTTAACATATTGCACCACCCGGAGGCCGGTAACACTCCCTTTCTGCGGgcctcctggcctgggggctccagctggcaggacaggctgtagctgcaggacagagggccacctgtgagcccctggagccacacgtcagggggcccttctcccagagcctgccgGCAGCTGCACCCCACACCTGACTCCTGCCGGCCTCACCTctcctcctcatccaggggctccacgGCCTGGAAAAAGGACACGAAGCGCTCCTCGGGCTCCAGGTCGTACAGCCCAGCCAAGCGCTTATGGAGCATGATCTCCAGTCGGAGGGTAGTGACCTGGGGGCAGAGGAAAGGCAAGATGCAGACAAGGGGGGGGTGAAgagtggggcactgggatggtcccggACCTCTGCTCACACGGGAACCTGCCTTCCctccaatgccatccagccctgcctgttcccactgttgggtctccagctcctcctccaggaaggaggCCTTGATGCCACCCCCCACCTGACAAAACCTGTAGTGTCCTCAGCTCTGCGTGTCTTAACTCTCTCAAGACACGTTAGACCCAGGGGATGAcagggtcctgcccagggggtcttgaCTCCATCCCTCACCTTCTGTGACTTGGCATTCAACTGTCTCTCTCTCATCCCATCACCCTGAAAGGCAGGAAGGCAATAAAAGTACATCAGAAACAGCCCCCGGAGCCAAGAATGAGGCTGGAacgtccccaccctttctcaagttggaggacctccagggccctccaaggggcaggcctTCCCAGAAATAGCACCCGGACCTGGCCCAGGAtcggggctaccgagaagcgGGGACTGCACTTGGGAGCTGAGGCCAAGCTTCCCACGCAACTGTGTGATGGCGGACAGGGAGACTGGGGCCTCAgggggagaccagtcctgcccagatgctgctccctgtagccctcagccccacctgccctggggccaggaccggggcttaggtgggtccttctggcagtcctctccagGAAGCCTAGCTCCTGGGGTGGAGGGTTTCTCAGGATGGGGGGGGACCGGTGCTGAGAGGTCCAGGCACATGGGGGCTCTCTCCTCTCTAAAGCCTACCACCCTGCCCCCTGTGCCCTGCTGGGCTCACTCACGTCCTCATTATATTCCGGGAGTTGGTCTACGGGCACATCACGCAGAAATAATCCGAGAAACGGGACCACGCCCTGTGGCACCggagtggggaggtgatgagtccccacctgcctcaggggcgcccacagagcctaccctgaaccccacacccgccgcccccagctcccttggaccaccctgtgctggcTCCCTTGCTTCCCATCgccctgctctcccctcctggGCCCTCGCGGGGGTGGCTTTTGGCCAAtcccaggacctgtggtccctgcacctgtcctccaaaTTCTCCCTGGACCCAGCTGCTCTcaccctcctcctggtcaccccagtgctggcagctcaaGGCTGGTGGCACCGGAGGAGGTGCAGGGTCGACCCCACCGCCCAAAACCTGCGCCACGCCACTCTCACCTGCTTCTTCCTATTCTGGGATCTGCTGGGGACACACAGCTGTTGCTTCACGATGGCCCTCGCCTCCTGCAAGGTCCAAGACACTCAGGTGctcgtgctcccctcccacgtggcctcccacaaccagaccgtggttgatggatgccttgcccgaaCCCCCTGGCACccatgctgtccccacctccagcaggctctcggcctagagcgaccccagttCCAGCGCACACTCATACTCATGGGTGTCCTTGGACCACGGCCGCCaccctgagagggtcaggggaggtccctctgcctgccggggtgccctgagcactcactgtcacctggctatcagcacggctcccctcacacCACCAGGTGGGTTCGCCACTACGCTGAAGCCCttcttgtgctccctggaccctgctcacctgggaggcccACACCCCAGGGTGACGGCAACCCTCCATGTCCagatgaggagcccgaggccacagaggggcaGTGACAGGCTCAGGGGACCCAGGGGAGAAGCCGACCTTGCTCAGCCACAGGCCCCAACCCTGCTGCAGACCCCACGACAGCTCCAGCCCTGACTGGGgcctgtcctctgggtcctcactagatgccaggcccccagtcaagtggaaccagggagggagacagacgggGGCCTGGGGGACTCTACTATCCCCATCAGCTTCCCCCTCTCACCCCGCACACCTTGAGTCTTCACCAAAGCTGTGCCACAGCACGGCAGAGGACTCG comes from the Manis pentadactyla isolate mManPen7 chromosome 10, mManPen7.hap1, whole genome shotgun sequence genome and includes:
- the LOC130685071 gene encoding ral guanine nucleotide dissociation stimulator-like 2 — protein: MRERQLNAKSQKVTTLRLEIMLHKRLAGLYDLEPEERFVSFFQAVEPLDEEESYSLSCQLEPPGQEARRKGVLPASGWCNMLTYWPGPAAVIGPSALLVSWLHAEESFFSFGPAAPGAPGP